The following proteins come from a genomic window of Nitrospira sp.:
- a CDS encoding segregation/condensation protein A gives MDSQAEDFEQPELPYQVRIENFEGPLDLLLHLIKKNEINIYDIPVAMIARQYLEYLEAMEELNLNVAGDFLVMAATLLQIKSKMLLPVDETSDDDEEGPDPREELVRRLLEYKGFKEAARQLDDQEKMWNEIFWREQALSVDAAVEEDLSLENVSLFDLVDALKGVLERNPGSKLIEIAPDNLTVRERMNLILEILGGKDSVSFAALFEGSSHRLVVVVTFLALLELMRLRVARVFQVETFGPILVSRMFSLVPDPAELDDVDMEWRGT, from the coding sequence GTGGACTCTCAGGCAGAAGATTTTGAGCAACCAGAGCTTCCGTACCAGGTCCGTATCGAAAATTTCGAGGGACCACTGGATCTCTTGCTGCACCTCATCAAGAAGAATGAGATCAACATCTACGATATCCCCGTTGCGATGATTGCCCGACAATACCTCGAGTATCTGGAAGCGATGGAAGAACTCAATCTCAATGTGGCAGGGGATTTTTTGGTCATGGCGGCGACGCTCTTGCAGATCAAATCCAAAATGCTGTTGCCGGTTGATGAGACGTCCGACGATGACGAGGAAGGGCCGGACCCTCGGGAAGAGCTCGTTCGACGGCTGCTGGAATATAAGGGTTTCAAAGAAGCGGCCCGTCAGCTCGACGACCAGGAAAAGATGTGGAATGAGATCTTTTGGCGTGAGCAAGCGCTTTCAGTAGACGCAGCGGTTGAGGAGGATCTTTCGCTGGAGAATGTCTCGCTGTTTGATCTGGTCGATGCGCTCAAGGGAGTGCTTGAGCGGAATCCTGGCAGCAAGCTCATTGAGATTGCGCCTGACAATCTCACGGTACGCGAGCGAATGAATCTCATTTTGGAAATACTTGGAGGCAAAGACTCGGTCTCATTTGCTGCGCTGTTTGAGGGATCGAGTCATCGGCTGGTGGTCGTCGTGACGTTCTTGGCCTTACTTGAGTTGATGAGACTGCGGGTGGCTCGTGTATTCCAAGTGGAAACATTCGGACCGATTTTAGTCTCACGGATGTTCTCCTTGGTGCCTGATCCGGCAGAACTTGACGATGTCGATATGGAATGGAGGGGGACATGA
- the urtC gene encoding urea ABC transporter permease subunit UrtC — MPEQTVARPDSRETVSLSLVGLVLLVLLPLLNVLPADDSWLHLSDFRLNQFGKFLAFGILALGLDLIWGYCGVLSMGQGVFFGLGAYCMGMYLALQIGAESVYGSELPDFMVWTQVKELPLFWYPFKSFVGGFLGAILVPVLFATLFGFLAFRSRIKGVYFAIITQALAFAAWLVFNRNETRLGGTNGLTDFKQLLGFRLSDPSTQRGLYIITVLALVAAYLFCRWIVASRAGNVLIAIRDSESRVTFSGYTPWKYKLFVFVVSAGLAGLAGMLYVPQVGIITPAQIGVLPSLEVVIWVAVGGRGTLIGAVLGAVAVNYGRSVLTNYFPEAWPFILGGLFVVVVTMFPDGLLGMIRKATARKETPAPAIKAEGGTVA, encoded by the coding sequence ATGCCTGAACAAACGGTTGCTCGTCCCGATAGCCGCGAGACTGTCTCGTTGTCCCTGGTCGGACTGGTATTACTCGTTCTCCTCCCGCTGCTGAATGTGCTGCCAGCCGACGACTCCTGGCTGCATCTTTCTGACTTTCGGTTGAATCAATTCGGCAAGTTCTTGGCGTTTGGCATCCTCGCGCTGGGATTGGACCTGATCTGGGGCTATTGCGGTGTGCTCAGCATGGGCCAGGGGGTCTTTTTCGGATTAGGCGCCTACTGCATGGGAATGTACCTGGCGCTGCAGATCGGGGCGGAAAGTGTGTATGGCAGCGAACTGCCTGACTTTATGGTGTGGACGCAGGTCAAAGAGCTGCCGCTGTTCTGGTACCCGTTCAAGAGCTTTGTGGGCGGGTTCCTCGGCGCCATTCTCGTGCCGGTCCTCTTCGCGACGCTCTTCGGGTTTCTGGCGTTTCGCAGCCGCATCAAGGGCGTCTATTTTGCCATCATCACCCAGGCCTTAGCCTTTGCGGCATGGCTGGTGTTCAATCGGAACGAGACGCGGCTAGGTGGCACGAATGGGTTGACGGATTTTAAACAGCTCCTCGGGTTCAGGCTCTCAGACCCGTCGACCCAACGAGGACTGTATATCATCACGGTTCTCGCGCTCGTGGCGGCGTATCTCTTCTGTCGGTGGATTGTGGCCTCACGCGCGGGCAATGTCCTCATTGCGATCCGCGACAGTGAATCCCGCGTCACGTTTTCGGGCTACACGCCTTGGAAGTACAAGCTCTTTGTCTTCGTGGTCTCTGCAGGGCTGGCAGGATTAGCGGGCATGCTATATGTGCCGCAGGTGGGGATTATTACCCCTGCGCAGATTGGGGTGTTGCCGTCGCTGGAGGTGGTCATCTGGGTGGCGGTCGGCGGGCGGGGCACGTTAATCGGCGCGGTCTTGGGGGCGGTGGCTGTGAACTATGGCCGCAGCGTGTTGACCAACTACTTTCCGGAGGCCTGGCCCTTTATCCTTGGCGGACTCTTTGTGGTCGTGGTGACGATGTTTCCGGATGGACTGCTGGGGATGATTCGGAAAGCGACGGCACGCAAGGAAACCCCGGCGCCGGCGATCAAGGCAGAAGGGGGGACCGTGGCGTGA
- the urtB gene encoding urea ABC transporter permease subunit UrtB, protein MRRGFVLFSKIVVALFLLIISQGTAVAEQPLASEVAAGASSPIEQALLDITSEDAAVRSTAAALLIAQGDASLLPKLDAIRAEADRATRQALKPVIDLLKNHANLTNAQSDTRRSAAADLVGTGRSEAIVWLEEAATKEPVWWVKYTMEESAQLLRLRAEDHAVRVVAVKKLGELRSQNGLSALKELLEAGTQSGATDEQRALADAAHASIGQIDAWFWWADAIETFFRGLSLSSILLMMSLGLAIVFGLMGVINMAHGELMMVGAYATFVTQQAFVSWLSPEVFDWYFPVALPVAFCSAAAFGWVLEATVIRFLYGRLLETLLATWGVSLILMQAARVYFGDLTAVIAPQALRGGAQVMVGVYLPYNRIFIILLSIVCVLGIYFLLFRSNLGIRVRSVTQNRNMSACLGIPTRKVDSYTFAFASGLAGIAGWALTMVGNVDPGLGQNYIVDAFMVVVTGGVGKLAGTIWASLGIGGLNKLIEPVSGAVYGKVFILVGVILFLQWRPQGLFAAKGRNADA, encoded by the coding sequence ATGCGTAGAGGATTTGTTCTATTCTCCAAAATTGTTGTTGCTCTTTTTCTCCTGATCATTTCACAAGGAACGGCAGTGGCAGAGCAACCGTTGGCCTCGGAGGTTGCTGCAGGAGCCAGCTCTCCGATCGAACAGGCCCTTCTCGACATCACGAGTGAGGATGCGGCGGTCCGGAGCACGGCGGCGGCGCTCCTCATTGCGCAGGGTGATGCGAGTCTGCTTCCCAAGCTCGATGCAATCCGTGCCGAGGCGGATCGGGCAACCCGGCAAGCCCTCAAGCCCGTGATCGATCTGCTGAAGAACCATGCCAATCTCACCAATGCCCAGTCGGATACCCGACGGTCAGCCGCCGCCGATCTGGTCGGCACCGGCCGGTCGGAAGCCATTGTCTGGCTTGAAGAGGCTGCCACAAAGGAGCCTGTCTGGTGGGTCAAGTACACGATGGAGGAATCCGCACAGCTGCTCCGGCTTCGTGCTGAGGATCACGCGGTCCGAGTAGTCGCTGTCAAGAAGCTTGGGGAGCTCAGAAGCCAGAACGGGCTGTCTGCGCTCAAAGAATTGCTTGAAGCCGGTACCCAGAGTGGAGCCACGGACGAGCAGCGCGCGTTGGCGGATGCGGCGCATGCGTCGATCGGGCAGATTGACGCATGGTTCTGGTGGGCGGATGCCATCGAGACATTCTTTCGAGGCCTCAGCCTCAGTTCTATTTTGTTGATGATGTCTCTGGGCCTGGCGATCGTCTTCGGCTTGATGGGGGTCATCAACATGGCGCACGGCGAGTTGATGATGGTGGGCGCCTATGCCACGTTCGTCACACAACAGGCGTTCGTTAGCTGGTTGTCTCCCGAGGTCTTCGATTGGTATTTCCCCGTGGCCTTGCCGGTTGCCTTTTGTTCGGCCGCCGCCTTTGGCTGGGTGCTGGAGGCGACCGTGATTCGCTTTCTCTATGGGCGACTGTTGGAGACCCTGCTGGCGACGTGGGGCGTGAGCTTAATCCTCATGCAGGCGGCGCGGGTATACTTCGGCGACCTGACGGCGGTCATTGCGCCGCAAGCCTTGCGCGGCGGGGCGCAAGTGATGGTCGGCGTCTATTTGCCGTACAATCGGATTTTCATCATCCTGCTCTCGATCGTGTGCGTGCTTGGGATTTATTTCTTATTGTTCCGATCCAACCTCGGCATTCGGGTCCGGTCCGTTACGCAAAACCGCAATATGAGCGCCTGTCTTGGGATCCCGACCCGCAAGGTGGACTCCTATACCTTTGCCTTCGCCTCCGGGCTGGCTGGGATCGCAGGCTGGGCGCTGACCATGGTGGGCAATGTTGATCCCGGACTCGGGCAGAACTATATCGTTGATGCCTTCATGGTCGTGGTGACCGGTGGAGTCGGAAAACTCGCCGGGACGATCTGGGCCTCGCTCGGCATTGGTGGGCTGAACAAGCTGATCGAGCCCGTCAGCGGGGCAGTCTATGGGAAGGTCTTTATCCTGGTCGGGGTGATTCTCTTCCTGCAGTGGCGGCCACAGGGCCTGTTTGCCGCGAAAGGACGCAACGCCGATGCCTGA
- the scpB gene encoding SMC-Scp complex subunit ScpB, with protein MEGDMTLLTADLVHEMPETSTVNSEEANGSPSDQSINGPQVQGLGELQAILEALLFVSSEPLSVARLVTVMGNVPKIDVEEALRHLGQALDQDGRGVRLAVVAGGYRLVTKLDYAPWIKRLDKAKTSAKLSRSALESLAIIAYKQPLVRSEVEEIRGVETSGVLRTLLERKLVRIVGRKEVPGRPIMYGTTKFFLEHFGLSDLSQLPPLREFKELGEAEQAFLPMDGGEVLSEEGSIETIESSVEPSVSDDLQTSAPLDEMLDPLPAAQ; from the coding sequence ATGGAGGGGGACATGACGCTACTGACGGCGGATCTGGTTCATGAGATGCCGGAGACGAGTACGGTGAATAGCGAAGAGGCGAATGGATCGCCGTCTGATCAGAGTATCAATGGCCCTCAGGTGCAAGGATTGGGGGAACTCCAAGCGATTCTGGAAGCACTGCTCTTTGTTTCTTCCGAACCGTTGTCTGTGGCTCGCCTTGTGACCGTGATGGGGAATGTGCCGAAGATTGATGTGGAAGAGGCGCTGCGACATCTTGGCCAAGCGCTCGATCAAGATGGGCGCGGGGTGCGACTGGCTGTCGTCGCCGGCGGATACCGTCTCGTGACGAAGTTGGACTATGCGCCCTGGATCAAACGGCTGGACAAGGCCAAGACATCGGCGAAGCTGTCCCGGTCCGCGCTGGAGTCATTGGCAATTATTGCCTACAAACAGCCGTTGGTGCGGTCGGAGGTCGAAGAAATCCGTGGAGTGGAGACGTCCGGCGTCTTGCGCACGCTGTTGGAGCGAAAACTGGTGCGAATCGTCGGACGCAAAGAAGTCCCCGGTCGTCCGATCATGTACGGGACGACCAAATTCTTTCTTGAACATTTTGGTTTGAGCGACCTCTCGCAGCTGCCACCTCTTCGTGAATTCAAGGAGCTTGGTGAGGCGGAGCAAGCATTCCTTCCGATGGACGGTGGAGAGGTGTTGTCTGAGGAGGGATCGATTGAGACGATCGAGTCAAGTGTGGAGCCCTCAGTGAGCGATGATCTTCAAACGTCTGCTCCTCTCGATGAAATGCTGGATCCCCTTCCTGCCGCTCAATAG
- the urtA gene encoding urea ABC transporter substrate-binding protein, which yields MDKNTPQDLQDVKESIAPTEHPGSSRREFLGQSGRVAAGVGVAALLGNLGQYALSYGAGGPPIKIGILHSLSGTMAISEVSLRDVVLMAVEEINKAGGVMGRQIEAKIVDPASNWDLFAEKAKQLLLEDKVSVVFGCWTSVSRKSVLPVFEKNNGLLFYPVQYEGEECSRNVFYTGAAVNQQAAPAVEYLMSAEGGGFKKFYLLGTDYVYPRTTNKILRAMLLAKGVPASNIEEEYTPFHHQDYQTICGKLKKFAAGGGAAVISTINGDSNVPFYKEFGNQGMRAEDAPIMAFSVAEDELRGMDTSALVGHLAAWNYYQSVETPQNKKFVAAFKAYCKRNNLPDGENRVTDDPIEAAYFGVYVWKQAVEKAGSIEVDAVRKAVYGQKFLAPGGQIMMDEANQHTHKPVLIAEILKNGQFKVVHRSKGLVKPEPWSEYTNPEKGCDWINHQGTYQKK from the coding sequence ATGGACAAGAACACCCCGCAGGATTTACAGGACGTGAAGGAATCGATTGCCCCTACTGAACACCCGGGGTCGTCGCGACGAGAATTTCTCGGCCAGAGCGGGCGCGTGGCGGCCGGCGTCGGCGTGGCGGCACTCCTGGGCAACCTCGGCCAGTACGCTCTGTCGTATGGGGCGGGCGGCCCACCGATCAAGATTGGAATCCTCCATTCGCTGAGCGGCACGATGGCGATCAGCGAAGTATCCTTGCGCGATGTCGTGCTGATGGCCGTCGAGGAAATCAACAAAGCCGGCGGCGTCATGGGGCGGCAGATCGAGGCGAAGATCGTCGATCCAGCGTCGAATTGGGACCTGTTTGCCGAGAAGGCCAAGCAGCTGCTGTTGGAAGACAAAGTGTCAGTGGTGTTCGGCTGCTGGACCTCGGTGAGCCGGAAATCCGTGCTGCCGGTCTTCGAAAAGAATAACGGCTTGCTCTTCTATCCCGTGCAGTACGAAGGCGAAGAGTGTTCCCGCAACGTGTTCTATACCGGTGCGGCGGTCAATCAACAGGCGGCCCCGGCGGTGGAATACCTCATGAGCGCCGAAGGCGGCGGCTTCAAGAAGTTTTATCTCCTCGGGACCGACTATGTCTATCCCCGCACGACCAACAAGATTCTGCGGGCCATGTTATTGGCGAAGGGGGTGCCGGCGTCCAACATCGAGGAAGAATATACGCCGTTCCATCACCAGGACTATCAAACCATCTGCGGGAAGCTGAAGAAGTTTGCGGCCGGCGGCGGGGCGGCGGTGATCAGTACCATCAACGGGGACAGCAACGTGCCATTCTATAAAGAATTTGGCAATCAGGGCATGCGCGCTGAAGACGCACCGATCATGGCGTTCAGCGTGGCCGAAGACGAACTGCGCGGCATGGATACGAGCGCGCTGGTCGGGCACTTGGCGGCGTGGAACTATTATCAGAGCGTGGAGACGCCGCAAAATAAGAAGTTCGTGGCAGCCTTCAAGGCCTATTGCAAGCGGAACAATCTGCCGGACGGTGAAAACCGGGTCACCGACGATCCGATTGAGGCCGCCTATTTCGGCGTCTATGTGTGGAAGCAGGCGGTGGAAAAGGCAGGGTCCATTGAAGTGGACGCCGTGCGCAAGGCGGTCTACGGACAGAAGTTCCTGGCGCCGGGTGGCCAGATCATGATGGATGAGGCCAACCAGCACACCCATAAGCCGGTGCTGATCGCTGAAATTCTCAAGAATGGTCAATTCAAGGTCGTGCATCGTTCCAAAGGCCTGGTGAAGCCTGAGCCGTGGAGTGAGTACACCAACCCCGAGAAGGGGTGCGACTGGATTAATCATCAAGGGACGTATCAAAAGAAATAG
- the urtD gene encoding urea ABC transporter ATP-binding protein UrtD encodes MDYDGFKALNNCNFSVHYNELRVVIGPNGAGKTTLLDVICGKTRPTSGKILFGKGANLVGKNAEDITKLGVGRKFQAPSVYGNLSVWQNLDLSVKRPSKGVFPTLMGRSSAAERARIEETLETIGLSNHAHDRAGALSHGQKQWLEIGMVILQDPSLLLVDEPVAGMSDKETEQTGRLLTSLSEKQAIVVIEHDMDFVRQIAKIVTVLAEGTVICEGTVEAVQADDHVREIYLGRAKVAH; translated from the coding sequence ATGGACTACGACGGATTCAAGGCGTTGAACAACTGTAACTTTAGTGTTCATTATAACGAGTTGCGTGTCGTCATCGGTCCGAACGGAGCTGGCAAGACAACGCTCTTGGATGTGATCTGTGGCAAGACCAGACCCACCTCTGGGAAGATCCTGTTCGGCAAGGGGGCCAATTTAGTTGGGAAGAATGCTGAAGACATTACGAAGCTGGGCGTGGGCCGGAAGTTTCAGGCGCCGTCGGTCTATGGCAACTTGTCGGTCTGGCAGAACCTGGATCTGTCGGTCAAGCGCCCGAGTAAGGGCGTCTTTCCGACCTTGATGGGCCGGTCGTCGGCGGCGGAGCGCGCGCGCATTGAGGAGACGTTGGAGACCATCGGCTTATCGAATCATGCTCATGATCGGGCCGGGGCTTTGTCTCACGGCCAAAAGCAATGGCTGGAGATCGGCATGGTGATTTTGCAGGACCCCTCGTTGCTCTTGGTCGATGAGCCCGTGGCTGGGATGAGTGATAAGGAAACGGAGCAGACCGGACGCTTGCTGACGTCCTTATCGGAAAAGCAGGCGATCGTCGTGATCGAGCATGATATGGACTTTGTCCGGCAGATTGCAAAGATCGTGACGGTGCTCGCTGAGGGGACCGTCATCTGCGAAGGTACGGTCGAAGCCGTCCA
- a CDS encoding pentapeptide repeat-containing protein → MASTLFHRRFDRSLTAMLKTRRSPWCLALVLLCAMVTCSREANAGCVAETAATGIDAGLVIHLSPSCTQAERESHAVRGEVIMDAIAKGRSVDLLGVLVRGDLIFDRLAVQTTGGSPGRTSERANLEDHVGGNGQRIVREALSLRDSVVVGAVRHRATDSTLRFEGPVDFSGSHFKEGVDLSRSVFHKPVELSRATFEKEAYFVQGQFTMPVGCRETKFGPSTRFHQSTFRGSVDCTSALFDGMAEFLEVTFEQPAVFERSRFGLGTGFSGSRFKGRVSFSEAIFSRETFFGFAAFEGEAVFAGAQFLGSADFSHAEFRQQDDLVKARFDHPPLLDQAKRRESAQPGGLLQTSNGQYALTVMFLIVAALLVAYAAKLK, encoded by the coding sequence GTGGCCAGCACCTTGTTCCATCGCCGCTTCGATCGTTCACTCACTGCCATGCTGAAAACGAGACGGTCTCCCTGGTGCCTGGCGCTGGTGCTTCTCTGTGCCATGGTGACTTGTTCACGAGAGGCCAATGCTGGTTGCGTTGCCGAGACAGCTGCAACTGGAATTGACGCGGGGCTCGTGATCCATCTCTCGCCCAGCTGCACGCAGGCGGAGCGGGAGAGCCATGCCGTGCGTGGCGAAGTGATTATGGATGCGATCGCCAAGGGGCGTTCCGTGGATCTCCTTGGTGTATTGGTGCGCGGGGACCTGATCTTCGATCGCCTAGCCGTACAGACGACGGGAGGCTCACCAGGGCGTACCTCGGAGAGAGCGAACCTCGAGGATCATGTCGGCGGCAACGGGCAGCGAATTGTTCGTGAGGCACTGAGCCTGCGAGATTCCGTGGTGGTGGGCGCAGTGCGCCATCGGGCAACCGACAGCACGCTTCGGTTTGAAGGACCTGTCGACTTTTCTGGGTCCCATTTCAAGGAAGGTGTGGATCTCTCTCGGTCGGTGTTCCACAAGCCGGTCGAGCTCTCACGAGCCACATTCGAAAAAGAAGCCTATTTTGTCCAGGGACAGTTCACCATGCCGGTGGGGTGTCGGGAGACCAAGTTTGGCCCCAGCACCAGATTTCACCAATCTACATTTCGAGGTTCGGTGGACTGTACCAGCGCGCTCTTCGACGGTATGGCGGAATTCCTAGAAGTGACGTTCGAGCAACCAGCGGTATTTGAGCGGTCGAGGTTCGGCCTGGGGACAGGATTTTCAGGGAGTCGCTTCAAGGGGCGGGTCAGCTTCAGTGAAGCGATTTTCAGCCGCGAGACGTTCTTTGGCTTTGCGGCCTTTGAGGGCGAAGCGGTCTTTGCGGGTGCCCAGTTTTTAGGATCAGCTGACTTCTCCCATGCTGAGTTCCGGCAACAAGACGATCTGGTAAAGGCACGGTTCGATCACCCGCCTCTATTAGACCAAGCAAAACGACGTGAATCAGCTCAGCCTGGCGGCCTTCTTCAAACCAGTAATGGACAGTATGCGCTCACTGTGATGTTTCTCATCGTGGCCGCTTTGCTCGTGGCGTATGCCGCAAAGCTCAAATGA